A stretch of Cicer arietinum cultivar CDC Frontier isolate Library 1 chromosome 5, Cicar.CDCFrontier_v2.0, whole genome shotgun sequence DNA encodes these proteins:
- the LOC101511351 gene encoding small ribosomal subunit biogenesis GTPase RsgA 1, mitochondrial — translation MSLASFSTIRHHRLLASAAPNLLRRFRSFPIAARQQNPKQEAPSKNLLKAKHTLKHFSSLSPVLSREDNPPLSESQAVGVVASSQANFMRVIVQSQPSGTFHDTSGGIELLCVVRALLKKIKRRVMVGDKVLVGSVDWIDRRGMIENVFQRNSEMLDPPVANVDQLLVLFSLDQPKLEPFTLTRFLVEAESTGIPLTLALNKTELVDKETMNSWKARLHDWGYQPIFCSVESGHNLDLLAFKLRDQTTVIAGPSGTGKSSLINALRSNPRACDTLDGENWFEPILGSKWFADQRVGEVSTRSGRGKHTTRHVSLLPISGGGYLADTPGFNQPSLLKVTKQSLAQTFPEIRKILGGNEPTKCSFNNCLHLGEPGCIVKGDWERYSFYFQLLDEIRIREEFQLRTFGTKREGDVRLKIGDMGSQQAEPRLELKKHRRQSRKKTNQSILDGLDDDDNLLDEESDPLLNALKNENP, via the exons ATGTCGCTCGCATCATTCTCCACCATCCGCCACCACCGTTTACTGGCATCCGCCGCACCTAACCTTCTCCGGCGTTTTCGTTCCTTCCCAATCGCCGCCAGACAACAAAACCCTAAACAAGAAGCCCCAAGCAAAAACCTCCTAAAAGCCAAACACACATTAAAACACTTCTCATCTCTCTCTCCAGTCCTCTCCCGTGAAGACAACCCTCCACTCTCCGAATCCCAAGCCGTCGGCGTCGTCGCTTCTTCCCAAGCCAATTTCATGCGTGTAATCGTCCAATCACAGCCTTCTGGAACCTTCCACGACACTTCCGGAGGAATCGAACTGTTGTGCGTTGTTAGGGCGCTGCTGAAGAAGATAAAGCGAAGGGTTATGGTTGGAGATAAGGTTCTAGTAGGTTCTGTTGATTGGATTGATCGTAGAGGCATGATTGAAAACGTGTTTCAGCGAAATTCTGAAATGCTTGATCCTCCTGTGGCTAACGTGGATCAGTTACTTGTACTTTTTTCGCTTGATCAGCCCAAGCTAGAGCCTTTTACGCTTACACGCTTTTTGGTTGAAGCCGAGTCCACTGGAATTCCTCTCACTCTAGCGCTTAATAAGACTGAGCTTGTTGATAAAGAG ACCATGAATTCCTGGAAAGCTAGGCTACATGATTGGGGCTACCAGCCAATCTTTTGCAGTGTGGAATCTGGACATAACCTTGATCTTCTTGCGTTCAAATTGCGAGATCAAACAACAGTGATTGCGGGTCCTAGTGGAACTGGGAAGTCTAGTTTGATCAATGCCCTTAGAAGCAATCCCCGTGCTTGTGATACTTTAGATGGGGAGAATTGGTTTGAACCT ATTTTAGGTAGCAAGTGGTTTGCAGACCAGCGAGTTGGAGAGGTTTCAACAAGAAGTGGTAGAGGGAAGCATACTACTCGTCACGTCTCTCTCCTTCCAATATCTGGAGGGGGTTATCTTGCTGATACTCCTGGATTTAACCAGCCTAGTTTATTGAAAGTGACAAAGCAGTCTCTCGCACAAACTTTTCCTGAA ATCAGGAAAATACTTGGTGGAAATGAGCCTACAAAATGTTCATTTAACAATTGCTTGCATCTTGGTGAACCTGGCTGCATTGTGAAGGGGGATTGGGAAAGATATTCCTTCTATTTTCAACTTCTTGATGAAATTAGAATCAGAGAGGAGTTCCAGTTGAGGACATTTGGAACTAAAAGAGAAGGGGATGTAAG GTTAAAAATAGGAGATATGGGTTCTCAGCAAGCAGAACCACGTTTGGAACTTAAGAAGCATAGAAGACAATCTCGGAAGAAGACTAACCAATCAATTTTAGATGGCCTGGATGATGACGACAATTTGCTTGACGAGGAGAGCGATCCCCTTTTAAATGCTTTGAAGAAtgaaaacccttaa
- the LOC101511997 gene encoding nuclear pore complex protein NUP54: MFGAQPSSSPFGTPSSTPAFGTPTFGTPSSTPAFGTPSSTPAFGTPSSTPAFGTPGFGTPSSTPAFGASSTSAFGGSSLFSTPFSSQQQQQPQTPLFQQQASTGFGFQNSLATPQPTSFPNSQLTTQMANVAPVPFSLADRDIQAIVEAYKEDPGNPKYAFKHLLFSVTEPQFKAKPAGVSDIMWAEAMGKLEGMESADRERLWPQLVQGFKDLSQRLKIQDEVIVSDAERLSVTQSNVKMLQRHFQADTLPWIQRLKQKEQILQQRLLRVMRIVEALEGKGCRIPLTKGEAELAEKLATVTRQLKGSGAELSRRVQSLLSVSRVKANSNGFGSSVYLPGSTKIHEQSLADLQEVLQQQMDAIARLGSVLKRDVRNTEIMMAEETGTTENGNLM, translated from the exons ATGTTCGGAGCTCAACCATCTTCGTCCCCCTTCGGAACCCCATCTTCAACCCCAGCATTCGGTACCCCAACTTTCGGTACTCCATCTTCAACCCCAGCCTTCGGTACTCCATCTTCAACCCCAGCCTTCGGTACTCCATCTTCCACTCCTGCCTTCGGTACCCCTGGTTTCGGAACCCCATCTTCAACCCCTGCATTTGGAGCTTCTTCCACTTCCGCTTTCGGTGGTTCTTCCCTCTTCTCCACGCCATTCTcttctcaacaacaacaacaaccgcAAACTCCACTCTTTCAACAACAAGCTTCTACTGGTTTCGGATTTCAGAATTCTTTGGCAACACCACAACCTACTtcattcccaaattcccaattGACTACTCAGATGGCTAACGTTGCTCCAGTTCCATTCTCTTTAGCCGATCGTGATATtcaa GCAATTGTTGAGGCTTATAAGGAAGATCCTGGAAACCCTAAGTACGCTTTTAAG CACTTGTTATTCAGTGTAACAGAACCTCAGTTTAAGGCGAAGCCTGCTGGCGTTTCAGAT ATCATGTGGGCGGAAGCTATGGGGAAGCTTGAAGGTATGGAAAGTGCTGATAGAGAACGCCTTTGGCCACAACTTGTTCAAGGTTTTAAGGATCTTTCCCAACGCCTTAAG ATCCAAGATGAAGTCATTGTCTCTGATGCAGAGAGATTAAGTGTAACCCAAAGCAATGTTAAAATG CTCCAAAGACATTTTCAAGCTGATACTCTTCCTTGGATTCAAAGACTAAAACAGAAAGAACAGATTCTTCAGCAACGTCTTTTAAGA GTGATGAGAATAGTGGAGGCGTTGGAGGGCAAAGGCTGCCGAATTCCCTTAACAAAGGGAGAAGCTGAACTTGCCGAAAAATTAGCCACAGTAACAAGACAG CTGAAAGGGTCTGGAGCAGAATTATCTAGAAGGGTACAAAGTCTACTCAGCGTGTCTCGCGTCAAGGCTAATAGCAATGGATTTGGAAGCTCCGTTTATCTTCCGGGCTCAACCAAAATTCATGAACAGAGTCTGGCTGACCTGCAGGAG GTTTTACAACAGCAGATGGATGCCATAGCAAGACTTGGCAGTGTTCTGAAGCGAGATGTACGGAATACAGAGATTATGATGGCTGAAGAAACAGGAACAACGGAAAATGGAAATTTAATGTAA
- the LOC101511043 gene encoding signal peptidase complex subunit 1-like — translation MDWQGQNLAENLMQFMLLAFAVIAFGTGYLIASLNTMILIYAGGVVLTTLVTVPNWPFYNRHPLKWLDPSEVEKHPKPQPSPNVNSKKKPIKKKPIKK, via the coding sequence ATGGATTGGCAAGGGCAAAACCTAGCAGAGAATCTAATGCAATTCATGTTGCTTGCATTTGCGGTGATTGCATTTGGAACGGGATATCTTATAGCTTCTTTAAACACAATGATTCTCATATATGCCGGTGGTGTAGTTCTCACCACATTGGTGACTGTTCCGAATTGGCCCTTTTACAACCGTCATCCTCTCAAATGGTTGGATCCAAGTGAGGTAGAAAAGCATCCGAAGCCACAACCATCTCCTAATGTGAATTCAAAGAAGAAACCCATTAAGAAGAAACCCATTAAGAAGTAG
- the LOC101511678 gene encoding F-box/kelch-repeat protein At1g67480-like, protein MPGFVVGKKRFIKSNMCFTNFVNQDKSIRTQSDHSLTIEALDEEGSPILPGLPDDVAKYCLALVPRSNFPAMGGVCKRWRLFMQSKEFVMVRKLAGVLEEWLYFLTNDSEGRESHWEVMDCLGNKCLSIPPMPGPEKASFGVVVLNGKLIIMAGYSAIDGVAVASAEVYQYDSCLNSWSRLSNMNVARFDFACAEVNGLVYIVGGHGADGNSLSSVEMYDPDTDKWTLIESLRRPRWGCFACGFESKLYVMGGRSSFTIGNSKFVDIYNPEKHSWCDIKNGCVMVTAHAVLGNKLFCTEWKNQRKLSIFSPEDNSWTMVPVPMTGSLSVGFQFGILDGKLLLFPLEKEPTNQTLLYDPNAALGSEWQTSNIRPSGLCLCSVTIKA, encoded by the exons ATGCCTGGTTTTGTTGTTGGAAAGAAGAGATTTATAAAGTCAAACATGTGTTTCACTAATTTTGTCAATCAAGATAAATCCATTCGTACACAAAGCGATCATAGTTTAACCATTGAGGCTTTGGATGAAGAAGGTAGCCCTATTCTACCTGGGCTTCCTGATGATGTTGCAAAGTATTGCCTTGCACTTGTTCCCCGTTCCAACTTCCCAGCCATGGGTGGTGTCTGTAAGAGGTGGAGGTTGTTTATGCAAAGCAAAGAATTTGTAATGGTGCGAAAATTGGCAGGGGTGCTTGAGGAATGGCTCTATTTCTTAACAAATGACAGTGAAGGGAGAGAAAGCCACTGGGAGGTCATGGATTGTCTTGGTAACAAATGTCTATCCATTCCACCAATGCCTGGTCCAGAAAAGGCGTCGTTCGGGGTAGTGGTTCTTAATGGAAAGCTAATTATCATGGCTGGTTATTCAGCTATTGATGGAGTTGCCGTCGCCTCAGCAGAAGTTTACCAATATGACTCTTGCCTTAACAG TTGGAGCAGATTATCAAACATGAATGTGGCTCGTTTTGACTTCGCTTGTGCTGAAGTGAACGGTTTGGTTTATATTGTTGGAGGCCATGGGGCAGACGGCAACAGTCTCTCTAGTGTTGAGATGTATGATCCAGATACTGATAAGTGGACACTGATAGAGAGCCTTCGTCGCCCGAGGTGGGGTTGCTTTGCTTGCGGATTTGAGAGTAAACTCTATGTTATGGGTGGAAGGTCAAGCTTTACTATTGGAAATTCCAAGTTTGTTGATATATATAACCCCGAGAAGCACAGCTGGTGCGATATTAAGAATGGCTGTGTTATGGTCACAGCTCATGCAGTATTGGGGAATAAGTTGTTCTGTACTGAGTGGAAAAATCAGCGAAAGCTTTCAATATTCAGTCCAGAGGACAACTCATGGACAATGGTGCCCGTCCCAATGACAGGGAGCTTGAGTGTTGGTTTTCAATTTGGGATACTGGACGGAAAATTATTGCTATTTCCGTTGGAGAAAGAACCTACTAATCAAACATTGTTATATGATCCAAATGCCGCTTTAGGGTCAGAGTGGCAAACTTCAAACATAAGGCCATCTGGTTTATGCCTGTGCAGTGTAACAATCAAGGCATGA